The genomic DNA CATGACCACGGCGTTGGAATACGCAGAGCGTTCAAGCTTTTGCAACGCCAGCTTTGCGTTTAATTGCGCTAGCGTGGCTTCGGCGCGAGCGATGTCATTGGAAGGATTAGTCTTATCCAAGGTAAGCAATACTTGTTCGGGCTGAAAAAAACCACCCTCGCGAAACACCTGCTCAATGGAAATAATTCGGCCGCTCACTTCCGGAATGATACTGCTCTGTGCACGCGCACGTACACGGCCTTGACTAGGGATTTTAATGACAAAATTCTGCGGCTGAAGGCGAATGGCTTGGACCACTGTTACCTGCCGCTTAGGTTTTTTGCGTTCGGCTGCTTTTTGATGCGTCCAAAAATATTGCGCAGTAAAAAAACTGCCAGCGAGAATGCCTCCTCCCACCAGTACGCCAACAAGCGTTCGCGCTATGCCCTCACGTGGCGGTGGGGATTCTTCAGAATCAGTTTCGGATAATTTTTCGGCTTTGCTCATTCCTTGTTGGGCTCAAGTTTAGGTTCAGTAAACTCGCCGCCGAGCGCGAGGTAAAGGTCGATGCGGTTTTGCAGGCGAACATTTTGAAGCTCCAATAAAGATCGCTTGGCATTGAATACCCGCCGTTGCGATTCGAGCACGGTCACGATCTCCGCCAGTCCGGCCTGGTAATCATCCAACGCCAGCGTCCGGGCCTCGCTCGCCTCGGTTACCGCGGCGCGTAGGGCGGTTTCCTGGGCGACCAGAAACGCCTCCGCCGCCAGCGCGGTTTCCACTTCGGCAAACGCCTGCAGCGCAGTTTGCACGTACAGATTGCGCGTTTCCTCGCGTTGGGCTTCGGCGCGTTCGATTTGCGATTTAATTTTCCCGCCATCCAAAATTGGCCGGGTGAGATTCGCCGCGAGGCTCCAGATATTGTTGTTGATATCCAACACTTCCTTCAATTCATCGCTGGAGGTGCCCGCGCTGGCGGTGAGTTTAATTTGGGGCAGCCGATCCTTGCGCGCCGCGCTCACGCGCCGATGGGCGGCGAGATAGTTCCGTTGAGCTGCCAATACATCCGGCCGACGTTCCAGCAATTGTGCGGGCAACCCGGCCGGCACCGCTGCGGCGAGCGTGGGCAGCGCGGCGGTCAGCGCTACTTCGCCTTTGGGATAGCGGCCCAGTAAAATTTCTAGCGACCGCCGGGCGCCGTCGCGTTCGCGCAGCCTAAGTTGAATTGCGTTTTCCGCGTTGCGGACGCTGGTGCGCATCAGCCTCACGTCCAGTGCCTTGGTTAACCCGCGCTGAAATCCATCCTCTAAAACCGCGAGGTTGTTGGTGTAACTTTGCAGAGTTTGTCGGGCCAGTTGCGATTGAAGTTCCGCTTCGGCCAGACTGAACCAGCCCTTGGCCGTGTTGGCGGCGAGGCTCAGGCGCGCGGCGTGCAGGTTGGCCGCCGCCTCGCCGGCGTCCAGCCGAGCGGCTGCCCGCGTGTCCGCCAGTCGCCCCCACACATCCCATTCCCAGGCGAGATCCAGTTGTGGTGTATAACGGTATGAACGGCTGGTGGATATGCTAAAGCCGCTAGTGGAACTGCGCTTAGTCCGCGAGGCCACCGCCGTGGCGTTGAGGGTGGGTTTTAATTCTGCTCCGGCAAGGCGCAGATTCGCCTGCGCCGTTTGCAGGCGCGCGGCGGTTACGCGTAGATCAGGATTCTTCGCCATCGCTTCCCGCACCAGTGCATTCAGCGTGGCATCATTGAAATCTGCGAGCCATCCCGCTCCCGCAGGCGCGTTGGTGTTTGCTTCCCCTCCGCCAAATGCCGTAGGCAATGCTAGGCCTGCCCAGGCTTCCGGGGCGTTGGTTGAAGGGGTCGAGCATCCGTTGCCCCCAGCCAAAACCCCAATGCCCAGTGCTAAACTGTTGATGAAAATTCGTTTCACAAAACCCCCCATCGCACTCATCCGTATGCCGCTGGAGTGTACACAAAAACGAGTGGGACGCGAGTAAGAATAAGCCGATTAGGAACGGGTGTTTATAAAAGGTGAAATTTGCCAGGGTACTGTAAAAATTCTCAGTTATTGTAGTGGACGATTTTTGGGGGGGGTAACTATGATGTCTTTTTTCCGGTGTGATTATATTAACCTTAACTGAAAGGACTCATCATGAATAATAAACTAAACTTTTTCGCGGGTCTACTCACGCTTGTTTTGGCTGTGGGTTGCGGCAAGGACAATCCCGTTGAGTCGGCTTCGCCAGAAGGTTCCGGCCCGAGCCCTGCCGATGGTGGCGGTGGCGGTGGCGGTGGCGGAAGTGCCTCTCAGGCTAAAGCTTCCCACGTGAAAACGGAAATGCCTGCGGCCAAGGCTTCACCGCAGAAGACGAGCATGGCCGAGGTGGCCAAGCATCTGGATTTTGGCGGCAGCGCGTTTTCATATAAAAGCAACGAAGGGGTAAACTCCGCATTGGCCGGATTGTTTGGGATCATCGAGACGATGATGCAGGCCGAGGGTGATCCGCAGGCGATGGCGGTGCTGAAGGTGGTGCAAAACGTTTATAAGGAATCAGGCTTCACGGATATCAGCGGCACGGGCTCGAGCAGTTTCATCACCGAAAACGGCATTCGGCGCAATGCGATGATGGCT from Limisphaerales bacterium includes the following:
- a CDS encoding efflux transporter outer membrane subunit, which produces MKRIFINSLALGIGVLAGGNGCSTPSTNAPEAWAGLALPTAFGGGEANTNAPAGAGWLADFNDATLNALVREAMAKNPDLRVTAARLQTAQANLRLAGAELKPTLNATAVASRTKRSSTSGFSISTSRSYRYTPQLDLAWEWDVWGRLADTRAAARLDAGEAAANLHAARLSLAANTAKGWFSLAEAELQSQLARQTLQSYTNNLAVLEDGFQRGLTKALDVRLMRTSVRNAENAIQLRLRERDGARRSLEILLGRYPKGEVALTAALPTLAAAVPAGLPAQLLERRPDVLAAQRNYLAAHRRVSAARKDRLPQIKLTASAGTSSDELKEVLDINNNIWSLAANLTRPILDGGKIKSQIERAEAQREETRNLYVQTALQAFAEVETALAAEAFLVAQETALRAAVTEASEARTLALDDYQAGLAEIVTVLESQRRVFNAKRSLLELQNVRLQNRIDLYLALGGEFTEPKLEPNKE